Proteins from a genomic interval of Desulfobacterales bacterium:
- a CDS encoding M48 family metallopeptidase has translation MDLHRIRYRGDKEDVELLFKDYNLEGIISTSEERQKLEESNFRNQLLKDGAFLLSQPISPRIFDIVTETKQKLGLDGDYEVFCLNSNNINAFAYVQPAEDKNFFIIGITSEALEELEDLEIQFILGHELGHFLFEHNRMNYLINPNPNSQGVTLLPSMGENIFLRWRKKCEISTDRIGLIACGDFENAARAMLKTAYGLTGKNLNLDVDSLLEQIDSLKDTPEALEVNYRSHPLMPLRLKVMQMFAESPIFKKVLSEKSDFSDKELNALEDKTDQWVNWIKRYPRRPLDLAAMKLVTAAGLKLIMTETVVMDEEIKVVIQILHKYFTDEPGEVINDIMQDTNNLDSLINANVKEISEKGDDRHKTFVLSRLADIAIADGKLAKPEAGIIFDIAKDFGIQEKAAYSIVVGGMSSVGLNIDWKMNSLVREIKAQLQKKYVV, from the coding sequence ATGGACCTACACCGTATCAGGTACAGAGGCGATAAGGAAGATGTTGAATTGTTGTTCAAAGATTACAATCTTGAAGGCATCATATCCACCTCGGAAGAACGGCAAAAGCTTGAAGAGTCCAATTTTCGCAATCAGTTACTAAAAGACGGCGCTTTTTTGCTAAGCCAGCCGATTTCACCCCGCATTTTCGACATCGTCACGGAAACAAAGCAAAAGCTTGGTTTGGATGGCGATTATGAAGTCTTTTGCCTGAACTCGAACAACATCAACGCATTTGCTTATGTTCAACCGGCAGAGGACAAAAATTTTTTTATCATTGGCATTACCTCCGAGGCCCTGGAGGAATTGGAAGATCTGGAGATCCAGTTTATTCTCGGACACGAGCTGGGTCATTTTTTGTTCGAGCACAACCGCATGAATTATCTGATCAATCCCAACCCCAACAGCCAGGGAGTGACGCTGCTGCCCAGTATGGGGGAAAATATTTTTTTAAGATGGCGCAAAAAATGCGAAATCAGCACGGATCGCATCGGGCTGATAGCCTGCGGTGATTTTGAAAATGCCGCACGCGCCATGCTCAAAACCGCCTATGGCCTGACCGGTAAAAATTTGAATTTGGACGTTGATTCGCTGCTGGAGCAAATCGATTCGCTCAAAGATACGCCCGAAGCGCTGGAGGTCAATTATCGTTCCCACCCGTTGATGCCGCTGCGACTGAAGGTCATGCAGATGTTTGCCGAATCGCCCATTTTCAAAAAGGTTCTAAGCGAAAAATCAGACTTTTCCGACAAGGAACTGAACGCGCTGGAAGATAAAACGGATCAATGGGTGAACTGGATAAAAAGATACCCACGCCGCCCGCTGGATCTGGCCGCCATGAAACTGGTCACCGCTGCCGGTCTGAAACTCATTATGACCGAAACGGTTGTGATGGACGAAGAAATCAAAGTCGTCATTCAAATACTGCATAAATATTTTACAGATGAACCCGGTGAGGTCATCAATGATATTATGCAAGACACCAATAATCTCGATAGCTTGATCAATGCGAATGTCAAAGAAATTTCCGAAAAAGGCGATGACCGGCACAAGACCTTTGTGCTCTCCCGATTGGCCGATATTGCCATTGCCGACGGCAAATTGGCCAAACCGGAAGCTGGCATCATCTTTGATATTGCCAAGGACTTTGGCATTCAGGAAAAAGCAGCTTACTCCATTGTGGTCGGCGGGATGAGCTCAGTGGGGCTGAATATCGATTGGAAGATGAATAGCCTGGTGCGCGAGATAAAAGCACAGCTTCAGAAAAAATACGTGGTTTAG
- a CDS encoding PilZ domain-containing protein, with product MERRQFPRVNTCNLISYVGIASNGKVMEQAMAKAVNLSQGGVFLETTHRISSKSISMMSVDDGNNLIELQGEVIYSSERGNGRFGAGVRFKGTHNLNFQFAMKLVKSFNASKYKVVRPYHTSS from the coding sequence ATGGAACGGCGGCAATTTCCGCGTGTCAACACGTGTAACTTAATTTCTTATGTCGGTATAGCGTCAAACGGTAAGGTCATGGAACAAGCCATGGCCAAGGCGGTTAATTTGAGCCAGGGCGGCGTTTTTCTTGAAACCACTCACAGGATTTCATCGAAATCCATCTCTATGATGTCGGTGGACGACGGCAACAATCTGATCGAACTCCAAGGAGAGGTCATCTATTCCAGCGAACGGGGCAACGGCCGGTTTGGCGCCGGTGTCCGTTTTAAGGGAACACACAACCTGAATTTTCAATTTGCCATGAAGCTTGTAAAATCTTTCAACGCAAGCAAATATAAGGTTGTCCGCCCGTATCACACCTCCAGCTGA
- a CDS encoding ferritin family protein, with amino-acid sequence MQIEEAIQTAIEYETELRDIYFEAAEAEDDDKGRQFFQSMGKDEQGHLDYLEDRLKQWQKTGKLSAEKLKSTLPSATEIERLASEVKSLVGKASRGLKSQMLSKALKMEIKTSEFYQKMVDEMPAEAQQMFARFLEMEINHIRTLEFELDYISKTGYWFDVKEFDME; translated from the coding sequence ATGCAAATTGAAGAGGCCATTCAAACCGCGATCGAATATGAGACCGAACTCAGGGATATTTATTTTGAAGCCGCGGAGGCTGAAGATGATGACAAAGGCCGCCAATTTTTTCAGTCAATGGGCAAAGATGAGCAAGGTCACCTCGACTACCTGGAAGATCGACTGAAGCAATGGCAGAAAACCGGTAAGCTCAGCGCTGAAAAACTGAAATCAACCCTGCCATCAGCAACAGAAATCGAGCGGCTGGCCTCGGAAGTCAAATCTCTGGTGGGTAAGGCGTCTCGCGGTCTCAAATCACAGATGCTCAGCAAAGCGCTGAAAATGGAAATCAAGACCTCCGAATTTTACCAGAAGATGGTCGATGAAATGCCCGCCGAGGCCCAGCAGATGTTTGCGCGCTTTCTTGAAATGGAAATAAATCACATTCGAACGCTTGAATTCGAGCTGGATTATATCAGCAAGACCGGTTACTGGTTTGATGTCAAAGAATTCGATATGGAATGA
- a CDS encoding FHA domain-containing protein: protein MPTLTLKLQNKSLGTFTLKKGKALSIGRRDKNDIVIDDPAVSGHHAKIDYLGDRLVLTDLQSKNGSFVNEQLVHSHWLRDADVITIGEHSLELKFETKEKAPPVASDDFDDTQAMNTTQHRRMKIQSNPTRSINVPRFWDQSPSRGTLREVDSSAPDPATEEPSPESTATLDYLDGGVGQIRLTRKITTIGTDPTSDVVIKGLLMDPTAATINKTPEGFCFNYIGGRPRPKINDAPVTGSTFLEISDIIQIGSARLQFSIEEP from the coding sequence ATGCCAACTTTAACGCTGAAACTTCAAAACAAATCTCTGGGAACATTTACGCTAAAAAAAGGAAAGGCCTTGAGTATCGGCCGGCGGGATAAAAATGACATTGTTATCGATGATCCGGCTGTATCAGGTCATCATGCCAAGATAGACTATCTGGGTGACCGACTCGTATTAACTGATCTGCAGAGCAAAAATGGCTCTTTTGTCAACGAGCAGTTGGTTCACTCGCATTGGCTAAGGGATGCGGATGTCATCACCATTGGTGAGCATTCACTGGAATTGAAATTTGAGACAAAAGAAAAAGCGCCGCCAGTTGCGTCGGATGATTTTGACGACACCCAGGCGATGAATACCACCCAGCATCGCAGAATGAAAATTCAAAGCAATCCTACCAGAAGCATAAATGTGCCCAGATTCTGGGACCAGAGCCCGAGTCGCGGAACGCTCAGAGAGGTGGACTCGTCCGCTCCTGATCCAGCCACAGAGGAGCCAAGTCCCGAGTCGACTGCCACCCTGGATTATTTAGACGGCGGCGTCGGGCAAATCAGACTGACACGCAAAATTACCACCATTGGAACCGATCCCACATCCGATGTCGTCATCAAAGGCCTGCTGATGGATCCAACTGCTGCCACCATCAACAAAACCCCCGAGGGTTTCTGCTTTAATTACATTGGTGGTCGCCCCCGGCCTAAAATCAACGATGCGCCTGTCACAGGGTCAACCTTTTTGGAGATCTCCGATATCATTCAAATCGGCTCGGCCCGGCTGCAGTTTTCCATCGAGGAACCATAA
- a CDS encoding aldo/keto reductase, translating to MVSKRKLGRNGPEVSAIGYGAMGLEGYYGSAKENEALAALHHALDTGSTFIDSADAYGNGHNEELIAQAIAGRREDAFIATKYGIVFEADQQGTEVPTGWGFSLNINGNPDYVRRALDHSLRRLNSERIDLWYLHYPDPATPIEETVGAMSEAVSQGKVRFIGLSNVTADQVRQAHKVHPIAAVQYEYSLWRREVENELLPTLRELGIALVPWAPLGSGFLTGTIDELASDDFRNNNPRYQGDNFKTNKDRFAPLMQVAAELDITPAQLALAWLLHQGDDIVPIPGTRQQNRITENAAAAGITLDAETVERISSLAAPGTAVGQTLV from the coding sequence ATGGTGTCAAAACGAAAATTAGGCCGTAACGGCCCCGAGGTTAGTGCCATTGGTTATGGGGCCATGGGGCTTGAGGGCTATTACGGCAGTGCAAAAGAAAATGAAGCACTGGCCGCACTTCACCATGCGCTGGATACCGGCTCGACTTTCATTGATTCAGCAGATGCATATGGAAATGGTCACAACGAGGAGCTGATCGCGCAGGCGATCGCCGGACGACGCGAGGATGCTTTTATCGCCACCAAATACGGTATTGTTTTTGAGGCCGACCAACAGGGAACAGAAGTGCCGACCGGTTGGGGGTTCTCATTGAACATCAACGGTAACCCCGACTATGTGCGGCGGGCACTGGATCACAGCCTCAGGCGGCTGAACAGCGAGCGGATTGATCTTTGGTATCTGCATTATCCGGATCCGGCCACACCCATCGAAGAGACGGTGGGTGCCATGTCCGAGGCGGTAAGCCAGGGTAAAGTCAGGTTCATCGGCCTGAGCAATGTCACGGCCGATCAGGTTCGTCAGGCGCATAAGGTGCACCCGATTGCAGCCGTTCAGTATGAATATTCGCTATGGCGCCGCGAAGTTGAAAACGAATTGTTGCCCACGCTCCGCGAGTTGGGAATTGCTTTAGTGCCCTGGGCTCCATTGGGAAGCGGATTTCTAACCGGCACAATCGATGAATTGGCTTCAGATGATTTTCGGAATAACAACCCGCGTTACCAGGGAGATAATTTTAAAACCAACAAAGACCGGTTTGCGCCTCTGATGCAGGTGGCCGCAGAACTTGACATCACACCTGCTCAACTGGCGCTCGCCTGGCTCCTTCACCAGGGGGATGATATTGTTCCTATTCCGGGAACACGCCAACAGAATCGTATTACCGAAAATGCCGCTGCAGCCGGCATCACACTGGATGCCGAAACCGTCGAGCGCATATCCTCCCTGGCTGCTCCCGGAACGGCCGTAGGACAAACACTTGTTTGA
- a CDS encoding MFS transporter, translated as MKSKFFYGYNIVAASFIIQAVCIGPLFTYGVFFKQFQAELGWSRTVISGASSLAFFIMGAMGIVAGRLNDRIGPRIIMVVSGISLGLGYLFMAQMQSPWQLYFLYGIMVGIGFSTHDVITLSTVARWFVKRRGMMSGIIKVGTGAGQLIVPLIAAALIAAYGWRHSYTIIGAIALVILVAAALVLYRDPRDKGQLPDGNSADDAGFAATDAERSIPLDKAVRKGAFWILCVAEFTIFFCLLTMVVHIVPHATDLGLPPGTAAAVLSTIGGVSMVGRFTMGTANDKIGGKRSLIICFVILLCGLLWLQISGKAWMLFLFATVYGFSHGGFFTVMSPTVAELFGTGSHGLLFGLILFSGTIGGAVGPVLAGRMFDVTGSYQGVFWVLTGLALTGLILILMLGPLQKAASQD; from the coding sequence GTGAAATCAAAGTTTTTTTACGGCTATAATATCGTGGCCGCCAGTTTCATCATCCAGGCGGTGTGCATCGGCCCGCTGTTTACCTATGGTGTTTTTTTCAAGCAGTTTCAGGCTGAGCTGGGCTGGTCAAGAACTGTTATCTCTGGCGCATCGTCTCTGGCCTTTTTTATCATGGGAGCGATGGGGATTGTTGCCGGCCGGCTCAATGACCGCATCGGCCCCAGAATCATTATGGTCGTCTCCGGAATCTCGCTGGGCCTGGGCTACCTGTTTATGGCGCAAATGCAGTCCCCGTGGCAGCTTTATTTTCTGTACGGCATCATGGTGGGCATTGGTTTCAGCACCCATGACGTGATAACCCTCTCGACAGTGGCACGCTGGTTTGTGAAGCGCCGGGGAATGATGTCAGGTATCATCAAGGTCGGCACCGGGGCCGGGCAGCTCATTGTCCCCCTGATTGCCGCAGCCCTGATTGCCGCCTACGGCTGGCGGCATTCTTACACGATTATCGGGGCAATTGCGCTGGTGATTTTGGTTGCGGCGGCGCTGGTGCTTTACCGTGATCCCCGGGACAAGGGGCAGCTGCCCGACGGCAACAGCGCTGACGACGCCGGATTTGCGGCCACCGACGCAGAGCGCAGCATCCCCCTCGACAAAGCGGTCCGCAAAGGCGCTTTTTGGATCCTGTGCGTTGCCGAGTTTACCATCTTTTTTTGCCTGCTGACCATGGTCGTGCACATCGTGCCGCACGCTACCGATCTGGGATTGCCCCCGGGGACCGCGGCCGCTGTCCTGTCCACCATTGGCGGTGTCAGCATGGTGGGCCGGTTTACGATGGGCACGGCCAACGATAAAATCGGCGGCAAGCGCTCACTGATCATTTGCTTTGTCATTCTGCTCTGCGGCCTGCTGTGGTTGCAGATTTCCGGCAAGGCCTGGATGCTGTTTTTGTTTGCCACAGTCTATGGTTTCAGCCACGGGGGGTTCTTTACGGTCATGTCGCCCACGGTAGCGGAGCTATTCGGCACCGGCTCGCACGGGTTGCTCTTTGGGCTCATTCTGTTCAGCGGTACGATTGGCGGTGCGGTCGGGCCGGTTTTGGCCGGTCGCATGTTTGACGTCACCGGCAGCTACCAGGGGGTCTTCTGGGTGCTTACCGGGCTGGCGCTCACCGGTTTGATTCTGATTCTAATGCTCGGGCCCCTGCAAAAAGCCGCTAGCCAGGATTAA
- the sodC gene encoding superoxide dismutase [Cu-Zn] SodC — translation MTKLMTVILSILITCLSAQAQELVFHIHLIDITGVGKAIGTVKATSSPYGTVLTPNLNSLTPGLHGFHIHQNPDCGPGDKGGKRIPGLAAGGHYDPAGTGKHAGPFGNGHLGDLPALYVDGNGQASHPVLAPRVKLSDLKGRALMIHAGGDNYSDKPQKLGGGGARMACGVVQ, via the coding sequence ATGACAAAATTAATGACTGTTATTTTGAGCATACTCATTACCTGTTTATCCGCACAGGCACAGGAACTGGTTTTTCACATACACTTGATCGATATTACTGGTGTCGGCAAAGCCATCGGAACGGTTAAAGCAACATCAAGTCCTTATGGAACAGTCTTAACGCCCAATCTAAACAGCCTCACCCCCGGCTTGCATGGATTCCATATTCATCAAAATCCTGATTGCGGTCCCGGGGATAAAGGTGGTAAAAGGATTCCTGGACTGGCTGCTGGAGGGCACTATGACCCAGCCGGTACCGGGAAACACGCAGGCCCCTTTGGCAACGGACATCTGGGCGACTTGCCAGCCTTATATGTTGATGGTAATGGTCAAGCCAGCCATCCCGTACTCGCACCCCGGGTAAAACTGTCCGATCTCAAAGGCCGTGCGCTGATGATTCATGCCGGAGGCGACAACTATTCTGATAAACCCCAAAAACTGGGTGGCGGCGGTGCCCGGATGGCATGTGGGGTGGTTCAATAG
- a CDS encoding EcsC family protein yields the protein MGISAEDRDDLKYAKTLLENPSLAARISNLLGTPIEKGFGYLPAKWKDLVQTATEKSLKKTLGFAVHTMDVKKRMASSDKTHKLLVMATGASGGSFGLPALAVELPVTTTIMLRSIADIARSEGEPISELETKLACLEVFALGGSAKNEDGTETGYYIVRAALARTITEAAQYIAEKGLAKEGAPALVRLIAVLASRFGVLVSEKVAAQAIPVIGAAGGALINTIFIDHFQNTARGHFIVRRLERQYGKELIRQEYDQLEV from the coding sequence ATGGGCATATCAGCAGAGGATCGTGACGATCTAAAATACGCAAAAACACTTCTGGAAAATCCGAGCCTGGCGGCCAGAATTTCAAACCTTTTGGGCACTCCGATAGAAAAAGGCTTTGGTTACCTGCCGGCCAAATGGAAGGATCTGGTTCAAACAGCCACTGAAAAGTCGCTTAAAAAAACGCTGGGTTTTGCCGTGCACACCATGGATGTCAAAAAAAGAATGGCTTCTTCGGATAAGACCCATAAGCTGCTGGTCATGGCCACCGGGGCCAGTGGCGGATCATTCGGTCTTCCGGCTTTAGCGGTGGAGCTTCCGGTGACCACCACCATCATGCTGCGCTCCATTGCCGATATCGCACGCAGTGAGGGCGAGCCCATCAGCGAGCTGGAGACAAAACTTGCCTGTTTGGAAGTTTTTGCCCTGGGCGGATCTGCAAAAAACGAGGATGGCACCGAAACCGGTTATTATATTGTCAGGGCGGCATTGGCGCGCACCATCACTGAAGCAGCTCAGTACATCGCGGAAAAGGGTCTGGCCAAAGAGGGGGCCCCGGCGTTGGTCCGCTTGATCGCGGTTCTGGCATCCCGCTTCGGGGTGCTGGTATCGGAAAAAGTCGCCGCCCAGGCCATCCCGGTGATCGGCGCCGCCGGGGGCGCGTTGATCAATACAATCTTTATCGATCATTTTCAAAACACCGCCCGCGGCCACTTTATCGTCAGAAGACTCGAACGACAGTATGGAAAAGAATTGATTCGACAGGAATACGATCAGCTGGAGGTGTGA
- a CDS encoding DUF3568 family protein — translation MKLSFYKFLTDTRKASALLALFLCLCVLAACAGMPGGSVKTYPTDYHTTVQASNDTLEDLQIPVTETIADGLKTTFKARRADGTPVVVQVVRISRKSTEVSVRAGQVGFGDRRVANQINEFIHEQLDPSISTSARQGFTEENLDESIDQQVAVPAPSAQAGDQGWNRSPAKVAEMLNDSIFIIYFNQDSNELTDKAKEKLDRVAEIMRNNPAASATLNGYTDSYGAKSYNEMIAELRANMVKSYLVGKGILPGKLQTFGHGAQKFIGSNRTREGRQLNRRVEIELTDVKIQ, via the coding sequence ATGAAACTTTCTTTTTATAAATTTTTGACTGATACCAGGAAGGCATCAGCTCTTTTGGCCCTATTTTTGTGTCTTTGTGTATTGGCGGCATGCGCCGGTATGCCCGGTGGCTCGGTAAAAACATATCCGACAGACTATCATACAACGGTCCAGGCCAGTAATGACACGCTGGAAGATTTGCAAATACCGGTCACGGAAACCATTGCAGATGGCTTAAAGACCACCTTCAAAGCCCGCCGTGCGGATGGTACCCCGGTGGTCGTCCAGGTGGTAAGGATCAGCCGAAAGTCCACAGAGGTCTCGGTCAGGGCCGGTCAGGTGGGTTTTGGAGACCGGCGGGTGGCCAATCAGATCAATGAATTTATTCATGAGCAGTTGGATCCGAGTATCTCAACCAGCGCCAGGCAGGGATTTACAGAAGAAAACCTGGATGAGAGCATCGACCAACAAGTTGCGGTGCCAGCACCCTCTGCTCAAGCTGGTGATCAAGGTTGGAACCGCAGCCCGGCAAAGGTCGCTGAGATGCTCAACGATTCGATTTTCATCATTTATTTTAATCAAGATTCCAATGAGCTGACAGATAAGGCCAAAGAAAAGCTGGATCGGGTCGCTGAGATTATGCGCAATAATCCTGCTGCAAGTGCGACCCTCAACGGTTATACGGACTCATACGGAGCCAAATCCTATAATGAAATGATTGCCGAGTTGCGTGCCAATATGGTCAAGTCCTATCTGGTGGGCAAGGGTATTTTGCCTGGAAAACTCCAGACATTTGGTCACGGTGCCCAGAAATTTATCGGCTCCAACAGAACCCGCGAGGGCAGGCAGCTGAACCGCCGCGTGGAAATTGAGCTAACCGATGTAAAAATCCAATAG
- a CDS encoding GYD domain-containing protein — MAKFISLVKYTTKGIDKIKESPNRLDAFKQLCESMGVTVDGFFLTMGSYDIVVIVDAPDVKTAAKVLLTTASAGAISTETLPAFTEEEFRQVIAELP, encoded by the coding sequence ATGGCTAAATTTATCTCGCTGGTTAAATACACGACCAAAGGCATCGACAAAATCAAGGAAAGTCCAAATCGACTCGATGCATTCAAGCAATTATGCGAATCGATGGGGGTAACCGTTGATGGATTTTTCCTGACCATGGGGTCCTATGATATCGTGGTAATAGTGGATGCACCGGATGTTAAGACCGCAGCCAAAGTCCTTTTGACCACCGCATCAGCAGGTGCCATCAGCACTGAAACGCTTCCGGCTTTTACAGAGGAAGAATTTAGGCAGGTTATCGCCGAATTGCCCTAA
- a CDS encoding lecithin retinol acyltransferase family protein, translated as MHSTLKDLIAGDHIYVKRKGFFYSHHGIYAGDGKVLHFRGAVQEKKDPTVILSDMETFLKNGRLQRRTYKQRLPHAETLQIARAQLAQKGYSLVFNNCEHFATYCATGKKKSPQVSKIIGGMATLTLAVTGFFIRKKARPQKGDPSVS; from the coding sequence GTGCATTCGACTTTAAAAGACCTGATTGCCGGAGATCACATCTATGTGAAACGCAAAGGGTTTTTCTATTCCCACCATGGGATATATGCCGGCGATGGGAAGGTTTTGCATTTTAGGGGCGCTGTTCAGGAAAAAAAGGACCCCACCGTTATCCTCAGCGACATGGAAACATTTCTCAAAAATGGACGGCTGCAAAGGCGCACTTATAAACAACGCCTGCCGCATGCTGAAACACTGCAGATCGCACGCGCGCAACTTGCGCAAAAGGGATATTCACTGGTTTTCAATAATTGCGAGCACTTTGCCACCTATTGCGCCACTGGGAAAAAGAAAAGCCCGCAGGTCAGTAAAATTATCGGCGGCATGGCCACCCTGACGCTGGCAGTCACTGGTTTTTTCATCCGCAAAAAGGCCCGACCCCAAAAAGGAGATCCATCCGTATCTTGA